One Jannaschia sp. GRR-S6-38 genomic window carries:
- the nqrE gene encoding NADH:ubiquinone reductase (Na(+)-transporting) subunit E encodes MTGLWSLFLTAAFVDNMPLILFLGLCTFLALSKRPESAFGLGVAMTGVLGVTVPLNHLIYTGLLAPGAWAWAGLPALDLSYLSLIAFIGVIAASVQVVEMVLDRFFPAIHAAFGVFLPLLTVQCAILAGSLFMVERSYDLAQSAVFGLGSGVGFAIAVSMLGAIRTRLDYAELPAGLRGLGIAFILAGLMSLGFASFAQMAAAQ; translated from the coding sequence ATGACCGGGCTCTGGTCCCTCTTTCTGACGGCGGCCTTCGTCGACAACATGCCGCTGATCCTGTTCCTGGGTCTCTGCACCTTCCTCGCCTTGTCCAAGCGCCCGGAATCGGCCTTCGGCCTCGGCGTGGCGATGACGGGGGTACTGGGCGTCACAGTGCCGCTCAATCACCTCATCTATACCGGGCTGCTCGCGCCCGGGGCTTGGGCCTGGGCGGGGCTGCCGGCGCTCGACCTGTCCTACCTGTCGCTCATCGCCTTCATCGGCGTGATCGCCGCCTCCGTGCAGGTGGTCGAGATGGTGCTCGACCGGTTCTTTCCCGCGATCCACGCGGCCTTCGGGGTGTTCCTGCCGCTCCTGACCGTGCAATGCGCGATCCTCGCCGGCAGCCTTTTCATGGTGGAGCGCAGCTACGATCTGGCGCAATCGGCGGTCTTCGGGCTGGGCAGCGGCGTCGGCTTCGCCATCGCGGTCTCGATGCTGGGCGCGATCCGGACGCGGCTGGACTATGCCGAGCTGCCCGCGGGCCTGCGCGGGCTGGGGATCGCCTTCATCCTCGCGGGCCTCATGTCCCTCGGCTTCGCGTCCTTCGCACAGATGGCGGCGGCGCAATGA
- a CDS encoding NADH:ubiquinone reductase (Na(+)-transporting) subunit D produces MAERVDYAAILTEPLIRQNPVTLQILGICSALAVTTTLATALTMSISLTVVLTLSAGLISAIRRHIPNTIRLIVQIVIIAALVIVIDQVLQAYFAEISRALSVYVGLITTNCLVLGRTEAYARHHAPPAAMVDAFGNGLGYSLVLLVIGGLRELFGKGELFGAQVLPLADAGGWFTPLSLMLLAPSAFFLLGLLVWAVRSRVPEQIEPPEHTPPLRTEPAE; encoded by the coding sequence ATGGCCGAGCGCGTGGACTATGCCGCCATCCTGACCGAGCCGCTGATCCGGCAGAACCCGGTCACGCTGCAGATCCTCGGGATCTGCTCGGCGCTCGCCGTCACGACGACGCTCGCGACCGCGCTCACCATGTCGATCTCGCTCACCGTGGTGCTGACCCTGTCGGCGGGCCTGATCAGCGCGATCCGCCGGCATATCCCCAACACGATCCGCCTGATCGTCCAGATCGTCATCATCGCCGCGCTGGTGATCGTGATCGACCAGGTGCTGCAGGCCTATTTCGCCGAGATCAGCCGGGCCCTGTCGGTCTATGTCGGGCTCATCACGACCAATTGCCTCGTACTCGGCCGGACCGAGGCCTACGCGCGCCACCACGCGCCACCGGCGGCCATGGTCGATGCCTTCGGCAACGGCCTGGGCTATTCCCTCGTTCTCCTCGTGATCGGCGGCCTGCGGGAGCTTTTCGGCAAGGGCGAGCTGTTCGGCGCCCAGGTCCTTCCGCTGGCCGATGCCGGGGGGTGGTTCACCCCGCTCAGCCTGATGCTGCTGGCGCCCTCGGCCTTCTTCCTGCTGGGCCTTCTGGTCTGGGCCGTGCGCAGCCGGGTGCCCGAGCAGATCGAGCCCCCCGAGCACACGCCGCCCCTGCGGACGGAGCCGGCGGAATGA
- a CDS encoding FMN-binding protein gives MAGPDRNPWRRLLALPNESRAKTVLVAFLVSAVCAALVSGATVLLRPIQAANRAAEERAQIAALVQGIPGMADLLAQSGGTLSTAVIALESGRAAADVTPATLNATLADPANWTALAPGADLAGLGQRPDYAQVFLLRDGDAVSLVLLPLSGRGYGGRIDAILALRGDMNTIAGLAVTQHSETPGLGARIEERSWQASFPGTELRDGRGEMRFRVARGPASGVHEVDGITGATRTGSGVTGMVRFWLGPDGYGPFLDAIARGEF, from the coding sequence ATGGCCGGACCTGACCGCAACCCCTGGCGGCGCCTGCTGGCCCTGCCCAACGAAAGCCGCGCGAAGACCGTGCTGGTGGCCTTTCTCGTTTCGGCCGTCTGCGCCGCCCTCGTCAGCGGGGCGACGGTCCTGCTGCGGCCGATCCAGGCCGCCAACCGCGCGGCGGAGGAGCGCGCCCAGATCGCCGCGCTGGTACAGGGCATTCCCGGCATGGCCGACCTGCTGGCGCAGTCGGGCGGCACGCTGTCGACCGCAGTGATCGCGCTCGAAAGCGGTCGCGCGGCGGCGGATGTGACGCCCGCGACGCTGAACGCCACCCTCGCCGATCCGGCGAACTGGACGGCGCTTGCCCCGGGCGCGGACCTGGCCGGGCTCGGCCAGCGGCCCGATTACGCCCAGGTCTTCCTGCTGCGAGACGGCGACGCGGTCTCGCTGGTCCTGCTGCCGCTGAGCGGCCGGGGCTATGGCGGGCGGATCGACGCGATTCTGGCGCTGCGCGGCGACATGAACACCATCGCGGGCCTGGCCGTCACCCAGCATTCCGAAACGCCCGGCCTGGGCGCCCGGATCGAGGAACGCTCCTGGCAGGCCAGCTTTCCAGGCACCGAGCTGCGCGATGGCCGGGGCGAGATGCGCTTTCGGGTGGCGCGCGGCCCGGCCTCGGGCGTGCACGAAGTCGACGGCATCACCGGCGCCACGCGGACGGGCAGCGGCGTGACCGGGATGGTGCGCTTCTGGCTCGGGCCCGACGGCTACGGCCCGTTTCTCGACGCCATCGCGCGCGGGGAGTTCTGA
- a CDS encoding RnfABCDGE type electron transport complex subunit D — protein MTRGLWSRETVALMLLASLLPLALFWLWFGGAEAVARLGLCLLVVAIWHLAFMLLRAQPPSLAAAITALAIAILAPEGLGVFRLALGISFGVVMGELIFGGWGRNIVHPATVALSFLGFGFPAFPWPEFDAPIAWAAIPAALIGIATGAVPGAVLAGAGLVAAAAFAGGILSESVLFAAAIAAVLLVADPVTSAATALGRWVYGGLYAALVVMFANGWAGAAPAQVAVAAALLASLAAPLLDELALAIWIARRRRRHGRT, from the coding sequence GTGACCCGGGGCCTGTGGAGCCGCGAGACCGTGGCGCTGATGCTGCTCGCGTCGCTCCTGCCGCTTGCGCTGTTCTGGCTCTGGTTCGGCGGGGCCGAGGCGGTGGCGCGGCTGGGCCTGTGCCTGCTGGTCGTCGCGATCTGGCACCTCGCCTTCATGCTGCTGCGGGCGCAGCCGCCCTCGCTCGCCGCCGCGATCACCGCGCTCGCCATCGCGATCCTCGCGCCCGAGGGGCTGGGCGTGTTCCGGCTTGCGTTGGGCATCAGCTTCGGCGTCGTGATGGGCGAGCTCATCTTCGGCGGCTGGGGCCGGAACATCGTCCATCCAGCGACCGTGGCCCTGTCCTTCCTGGGCTTCGGCTTTCCGGCCTTCCCCTGGCCCGAGTTCGACGCACCTATTGCCTGGGCCGCGATCCCCGCGGCGCTGATCGGCATCGCGACCGGGGCGGTGCCCGGCGCGGTGCTGGCCGGCGCGGGGCTGGTGGCGGCCGCGGCCTTCGCCGGCGGGATCCTGTCCGAGTCGGTCCTCTTCGCGGCCGCGATCGCGGCGGTTCTGCTCGTGGCCGACCCGGTCACTAGCGCGGCGACCGCGCTGGGCCGCTGGGTCTATGGCGGGCTCTACGCGGCGCTGGTCGTGATGTTCGCGAATGGCTGGGCCGGGGCCGCGCCCGCGCAAGTCGCTGTAGCCGCGGCGCTTCTGGCCTCGCTGGCCGCGCCGCTTCTGGACGAACTCGCGCTCGCGATCTGGATCGCGCGACGCCGGAGGCGCCATGGCCGGACCTGA
- a CDS encoding Na(+)-translocating NADH-quinone reductase subunit A, producing the protein MAFLRSGAGLTLDLPSPAEAAEITAIETEEAAVQTPVGASLRVTPLVREGELVPRGGAVACLRHAPDICFVAPLAGRVARIDLLPGRRLSEIVLFREAGGGIERHDTAPAETPAGLRRLMQGAGVWPLLRRRPFGGMPARDETPAAIVVMVIDTRPFAPSPALAIEGREEDFARGLSALERLTDGPVLVCQPADAPVIGAARGRVRGVGCGPRHPQGSAGIRIHQTFPAGLDMPVWDIHAEDVAALGALLATGELPMTRRVHIAGAALREAQVLHTHPGADLRQLTRRILQRGPHDLISGSPLDGHSAQWLAPRHRQVTALPRDAAAPRRHWLIAALTRSGHAPAIPTAALTQAFGKALPAAPFIRALSAGDDETAMKLGLLSLLEEDVALADYVLSQGGRLGSQLRAMLDRVQAEFAA; encoded by the coding sequence ATGGCATTTCTCAGATCCGGAGCAGGGCTGACGCTCGACCTCCCGTCCCCAGCGGAGGCGGCCGAGATCACCGCCATCGAGACCGAGGAAGCGGCGGTGCAGACGCCTGTCGGCGCATCGCTGCGCGTCACGCCGCTGGTGCGGGAGGGCGAGCTCGTCCCCCGGGGCGGCGCCGTGGCCTGCCTGCGGCACGCGCCCGATATCTGCTTCGTCGCCCCGCTCGCGGGCCGGGTCGCGCGGATCGACCTGTTGCCGGGGCGGCGGCTGTCGGAAATCGTGCTGTTCCGCGAGGCGGGCGGCGGGATCGAGCGCCACGACACCGCACCCGCCGAAACGCCCGCCGGGCTGCGCCGCCTGATGCAGGGCGCGGGGGTCTGGCCCCTGCTGCGCCGCCGGCCCTTCGGCGGCATGCCCGCACGCGACGAGACGCCCGCCGCCATCGTCGTCATGGTCATCGACACGCGCCCCTTCGCCCCGTCCCCGGCACTCGCGATCGAGGGACGCGAGGAGGATTTCGCGCGCGGGCTCTCGGCGCTCGAGCGGCTGACGGACGGGCCGGTGCTCGTCTGCCAGCCGGCGGACGCCCCGGTGATCGGGGCGGCGCGGGGCCGGGTCCGCGGCGTCGGATGCGGCCCGCGGCACCCGCAAGGCAGCGCGGGCATCCGCATCCATCAGACCTTCCCCGCCGGGCTCGACATGCCGGTCTGGGATATCCATGCCGAGGATGTCGCCGCGCTGGGCGCGCTTCTGGCGACCGGCGAGCTGCCGATGACGCGGCGCGTCCACATCGCCGGGGCCGCCTTGCGCGAGGCGCAGGTCCTGCACACCCATCCCGGCGCGGATCTGCGCCAGCTGACACGGCGCATCCTGCAACGCGGGCCGCATGACCTGATCTCCGGCTCGCCGCTCGACGGGCATTCGGCGCAATGGCTGGCCCCGCGCCACCGGCAGGTCACCGCCCTGCCCCGCGACGCCGCCGCCCCCCGCCGCCACTGGCTGATCGCGGCGCTGACCCGGTCGGGTCACGCGCCCGCGATCCCGACCGCCGCGCTGACGCAGGCCTTTGGCAAGGCGCTGCCCGCCGCGCCCTTCATCCGCGCGCTCAGCGCGGGCGACGACGAGACGGCGATGAAGCTCGGCCTCCTGTCCCTTCTGGAGGAGGACGTGGCGCTGGCCGATTACGTGCTCAGCCAGGGCGGCCGGCTCGGATCGCAGCTTCGCGCCATGCTCGACCGCGTCCAGGCGGAGTTCGCCGCGTGA
- a CDS encoding cytochrome c3 family protein has protein sequence MPFPPTASRLSGVLIAGLAAWAFAGPVAAQESATDEEEAEAVIPFALPQSGPFTPAEIDIDNDQAIADWFRSAHANAAAEAFRHWDDDGEIRAACATCHSGEGFRDFHGLDGTEAGVVDGTIDVGGVVDCGTCHNSGLADITEITFPSGLVHPVQGVEASCLTCHQGRTAGIDVTEATAGLPVDEPNAELRFINPHYATAAATWLGGYGAAGYHYDGRDYSGRFFHARPVASCNSCHEPHTLEVEFEPCLTCHQADAPEDIRIARQSYDGSGDTSVGIRSDIEANADRLMDMLVAYTQEVAGAPVIFDGTRYPYFFSDANGDGAIDMVDGAPVVYGDWTPRSLRTAFNWKLVTADPGNYAHNPQYSLELLYDSIADLSGPLGIDMDALGLLR, from the coding sequence ATGCCGTTTCCGCCAACCGCTTCGCGCCTGTCCGGGGTGCTCATTGCGGGCCTTGCCGCCTGGGCCTTCGCGGGTCCCGTCGCCGCGCAGGAGAGCGCCACTGATGAGGAGGAGGCGGAGGCGGTGATTCCCTTCGCGCTGCCGCAATCGGGCCCCTTCACCCCCGCCGAGATCGATATCGACAACGACCAGGCCATCGCCGACTGGTTCCGTTCGGCCCATGCCAACGCGGCGGCGGAGGCTTTCCGCCACTGGGACGACGACGGCGAGATCCGCGCCGCCTGCGCCACCTGCCATTCCGGCGAGGGGTTCCGCGATTTCCACGGGCTCGACGGGACCGAGGCGGGCGTCGTCGACGGCACGATCGATGTGGGCGGCGTCGTCGATTGCGGCACCTGCCACAATTCCGGTCTCGCGGATATCACCGAGATCACCTTTCCGAGCGGCCTGGTCCACCCGGTCCAGGGGGTCGAGGCCTCGTGCCTGACCTGTCACCAGGGCCGGACAGCGGGCATCGACGTCACCGAGGCGACGGCCGGGCTGCCGGTCGACGAGCCCAATGCCGAGCTGCGCTTCATCAATCCGCATTACGCCACCGCCGCCGCCACCTGGCTGGGCGGCTACGGCGCGGCGGGCTACCATTACGACGGGCGCGACTATTCGGGCCGGTTCTTCCATGCCCGCCCGGTCGCGAGCTGCAATTCCTGCCACGAGCCGCACACGCTCGAGGTCGAATTCGAGCCCTGCCTGACGTGCCACCAGGCCGACGCGCCCGAAGACATCCGCATCGCGCGCCAGAGCTATGACGGCAGCGGCGACACCTCGGTGGGCATCCGCTCTGATATCGAGGCGAATGCCGACCGGCTGATGGACATGCTCGTCGCCTATACGCAGGAGGTCGCGGGCGCGCCGGTCATCTTCGACGGCACGCGCTATCCCTATTTCTTCTCGGATGCGAACGGGGACGGCGCGATCGACATGGTCGATGGCGCCCCGGTGGTCTACGGCGACTGGACCCCGCGAAGCCTGCGCACGGCCTTCAACTGGAAGCTCGTGACCGCCGACCCGGGCAATTACGCCCATAACCCGCAATATTCGCTCGAGCTTCTCTACGACTCGATCGCGGATCTGAGCGGCCCGCTCGGCATCGACATGGACGCGCTCGGACTGCTGCGCTGA
- a CDS encoding cation:proton antiporter translates to MEHALPLVTFGALFLVGLCADHLGRMTRLPRVTMLLLLGLVVGRSGLDLLPPQAGDWFEVISVLALTMVAFLLGADLTRRNLARHGRAILSISLLVVLGTTAIVAGGLAALGLDPGLALLLGAIASATAPAAIADVIRQSGVHNGFTETLAGVVAIDDVWGLLIFSLCLALVDQSAVWTGPLVSAGREIGGAVLLGGAIGAPAAYLTGRLKPGEPLQTEAFGIVFLTAGLALWLEVSFLIAGMTAGALIANLARHHDHAFNEIERIELPFMILFFLLAGASLEIAALWSLGWITAAYVGLRIAARLISGEIGARLGRVPDAERHFYGPALLPQAGVAVGMALVAAESLPDWGTTIMALAIAAAVVFEILGPPVTMAAIHRVARRTDRGAGTGPRRRAS, encoded by the coding sequence ATGGAACACGCGCTGCCTCTGGTGACGTTCGGCGCCCTGTTCCTGGTCGGGCTCTGCGCCGATCACCTCGGCCGCATGACCCGCCTGCCGCGGGTCACGATGCTCCTGCTGCTCGGCCTCGTCGTGGGGCGCTCGGGGCTCGACCTGCTGCCGCCGCAGGCGGGGGACTGGTTCGAGGTGATCTCCGTCCTCGCGCTCACCATGGTGGCCTTCCTGCTGGGCGCCGACCTGACACGGCGCAACCTGGCGCGGCACGGCCGGGCGATCCTGTCGATCTCGCTTCTCGTCGTCCTCGGCACGACCGCGATCGTCGCCGGCGGGCTGGCGGCCCTGGGCCTCGATCCCGGGCTTGCGCTCCTGCTCGGCGCCATCGCCTCGGCCACGGCGCCCGCCGCGATCGCGGACGTGATCCGCCAGTCGGGCGTGCATAACGGCTTCACTGAAACGCTGGCCGGTGTCGTGGCCATCGACGACGTCTGGGGGTTGCTGATCTTCAGCCTCTGCCTCGCGCTGGTCGATCAGTCGGCGGTCTGGACCGGCCCCCTGGTCAGTGCCGGCCGCGAAATCGGCGGCGCGGTCCTTCTTGGCGGCGCGATCGGGGCGCCCGCCGCCTACCTGACCGGCCGGCTGAAACCCGGCGAGCCGCTGCAGACCGAGGCCTTCGGCATCGTCTTCCTGACCGCGGGTCTCGCGCTCTGGCTCGAGGTGTCTTTCCTGATCGCGGGCATGACCGCGGGCGCGCTGATCGCGAATCTCGCCCGCCACCACGACCACGCCTTCAACGAGATCGAGCGCATCGAGCTGCCCTTCATGATCCTGTTCTTCCTGCTGGCCGGCGCCTCGCTCGAGATCGCGGCGCTCTGGTCGTTGGGTTGGATCACGGCGGCCTATGTCGGCCTGCGGATCGCCGCGCGCTTGATCAGCGGCGAAATCGGGGCCCGGCTGGGCCGGGTGCCCGATGCCGAGCGCCATTTCTACGGCCCGGCGCTGCTGCCGCAGGCGGGCGTGGCGGTCGGGATGGCCTTGGTCGCGGCCGAGAGCCTGCCGGATTGGGGGACGACGATCATGGCCCTCGCGATCGCCGCGGCGGTCGTCTTCGAGATCCTGGGTCCGCCCGTCACCATGGCCGCGATCCACCGCGTGGCGCGGAGGACCGACCGGGGCGCAGGAACCGGACCGCGCCGGCGGGCGTCCTGA
- a CDS encoding CPBP family intramembrane metalloprotease: MTNPGGDRHAQSAREIAVAAPSDLPTRTLWPFLALTFGITWGITGAYIFLPGPTTALFGPIGPTHPLFFIATWAPALAAVLLVARRCGRLGLGRFLSRLLRWRAPAGWTVFVLLGLPLVFVLGSLLKGGPLLAPRPPEGVGGMIALLGIMLLLGPVEELGWRGVLQPLLQRRLAPLASGLVIGTIWGLWHLPAFHLAGTLQSDWSFWPFFMGNVALAVLLTALLNASGGSLFWPVLFHWQLINPFWPDAQPWDTWLLVAIAAAMVWRDRERMLTRDSGVTEVVPRRPDART; encoded by the coding sequence ATGACGAACCCGGGCGGCGACCGGCACGCGCAAAGCGCGCGCGAGATCGCGGTGGCGGCGCCGTCCGATCTGCCGACCCGCACGCTATGGCCATTCCTCGCGCTGACCTTCGGGATCACCTGGGGGATCACGGGGGCCTACATCTTCCTTCCCGGGCCGACGACCGCCCTGTTCGGTCCGATCGGCCCGACCCATCCGCTATTCTTCATCGCGACCTGGGCGCCGGCGCTCGCCGCGGTGCTTCTCGTCGCGCGCCGCTGCGGGCGGCTCGGCCTCGGCCGGTTCCTGTCGCGGCTGCTCCGGTGGCGTGCCCCCGCAGGCTGGACGGTCTTCGTTCTGCTGGGTCTGCCCCTCGTGTTCGTCCTGGGCTCCCTGTTAAAGGGCGGGCCCCTGCTGGCGCCCCGACCGCCCGAGGGTGTCGGCGGCATGATCGCCCTCCTCGGGATCATGCTTCTTCTCGGCCCGGTCGAGGAGCTGGGCTGGCGCGGCGTGCTGCAGCCATTGCTGCAGCGGCGGCTCGCCCCGCTGGCGTCGGGCCTCGTCATCGGCACGATCTGGGGGCTATGGCACCTGCCCGCGTTTCATCTGGCGGGTACCTTGCAGAGCGACTGGAGCTTCTGGCCCTTCTTCATGGGCAATGTCGCCCTTGCCGTCCTCCTGACCGCGCTGCTCAACGCCAGCGGCGGCAGCCTGTTCTGGCCCGTGCTGTTTCACTGGCAACTCATCAATCCGTTCTGGCCGGACGCGCAGCCCTGGGACACCTGGCTGCTGGTCGCGATCGCCGCCGCTATGGTCTGGCGCGACCGGGAGAGGATGCTGACGCGCGACAGCGGCGTCACGGAGGTGGTGCCAAGGCGCCCTGACGCGAGGACCTGA
- the katG gene encoding catalase/peroxidase HPI, translating into MKDHAATQGACPFRGTRIGGAAGSEPGLDHWWPNRLKVELLNQDPPQANPLGRDFDYAASIETLDYDALKADVRALLHSSVEWWPSDYGHYGPQMNRMSWHSAGTYRIADGRGGSAEGMQRFAPVNSWWDNGNTDKSRRLLLPIKLKYGSQVSWADLMMLAGTIALEDMGLPIQGFAFGREDAWEADRATYWGPEGWNGKAPTEVPAAPQAGHPDQMVNRGLRWQGGPKDEHYDLENPLGASHQSLIYVDPEGPGGNGDPMDAARDIRETFARMAMNDEETVALVAGGHAFGKSHGAVPADRIGGAPEIAEMSAAGFGWHNPEGSGNAENTMTNGIEGSWTPNPTRWDNDYLTNLFKYEWKQTKSPAGALQWEPVDPDAPKTPDAHVEGQMNPLMMMTTDLAFKVDPDYRKVCEKFLADFDYFTEAFSKAWHKLIHRDLGPVSRWLGPDIGGTFIWQDPTPPVDHPQVDAGQIADLKARVLGTGLSVPDLVAVAWASASTYRDSDKRGGANGARIRLEPQRGWAVNDPARLDRVLDQLEQVKAAFDGEGAAKISMADLIVLAGCAAVEKAAKDGGHDVEVPFVPGRTDATAEWTDAESFDWLKPVVDGFRNYIDAAVGYHVAPERMFLDKAALLKLTAPEWTALTGGLRVLDQNWDGSDRGVFTDRKGVLSNDFFRELVSMDYAWTPEDADEARFALVERDSGKTRWTATRCDLVFGSNSELRQVAEYYAGADGEAALVRDFVKAWHKVMMLDRFDVKAERKAAVAFC; encoded by the coding sequence ATGAAAGATCACGCTGCCACACAGGGCGCCTGCCCGTTCCGCGGCACCCGCATCGGCGGGGCCGCCGGCTCCGAGCCGGGGCTGGACCATTGGTGGCCCAATCGCCTCAAGGTCGAACTCCTGAACCAGGATCCGCCGCAGGCGAACCCGCTGGGACGCGACTTCGACTATGCAGCGTCGATCGAGACGCTGGATTACGACGCGCTGAAAGCGGATGTGCGCGCGCTGCTGCACAGCTCGGTCGAGTGGTGGCCGTCCGATTACGGCCATTACGGCCCGCAGATGAACCGCATGTCCTGGCATTCCGCCGGCACCTACCGCATCGCCGACGGGCGCGGCGGCTCGGCCGAGGGGATGCAGCGCTTCGCGCCGGTCAACTCCTGGTGGGACAACGGCAATACCGACAAGTCGCGGCGCCTGCTTCTGCCGATCAAGCTGAAATACGGCAGCCAGGTCAGCTGGGCCGACCTGATGATGCTGGCCGGGACCATCGCGCTGGAGGATATGGGCCTGCCGATCCAGGGCTTCGCCTTCGGGCGCGAGGACGCCTGGGAGGCCGACCGCGCCACCTATTGGGGGCCCGAGGGCTGGAATGGCAAGGCGCCGACCGAGGTGCCCGCCGCACCGCAGGCGGGGCATCCCGATCAGATGGTCAATCGCGGGTTGCGCTGGCAGGGCGGCCCGAAGGACGAGCATTACGATCTCGAAAACCCGCTCGGCGCCTCGCACCAGTCGCTGATCTATGTCGACCCCGAGGGGCCCGGCGGCAACGGCGACCCGATGGACGCGGCGCGCGACATCCGCGAGACCTTCGCCCGCATGGCGATGAACGACGAGGAGACCGTGGCGCTGGTGGCCGGCGGCCACGCCTTCGGCAAGTCGCATGGCGCGGTGCCCGCAGACCGGATCGGCGGCGCCCCCGAGATCGCCGAGATGTCCGCCGCGGGCTTCGGCTGGCACAATCCCGAAGGCTCGGGCAATGCCGAGAACACCATGACCAACGGGATCGAGGGCTCCTGGACGCCGAACCCCACGCGCTGGGACAACGACTATCTGACGAACCTCTTCAAATACGAGTGGAAGCAGACCAAGAGCCCCGCCGGCGCGCTGCAATGGGAACCGGTCGACCCCGATGCGCCCAAGACCCCGGACGCGCATGTCGAGGGTCAGATGAACCCGCTGATGATGATGACCACCGATCTCGCCTTCAAGGTCGACCCGGACTACCGCAAGGTCTGCGAGAAATTCCTCGCTGATTTCGACTATTTCACCGAGGCGTTCTCAAAGGCGTGGCACAAGCTGATCCACCGCGATCTGGGGCCCGTCTCGCGCTGGCTGGGTCCCGATATCGGCGGCACCTTCATCTGGCAGGACCCGACGCCGCCGGTTGATCATCCGCAGGTCGATGCGGGCCAGATCGCCGATCTGAAGGCCCGCGTGCTGGGGACCGGGCTCTCCGTGCCGGATCTCGTGGCGGTGGCCTGGGCCTCGGCTTCGACCTATCGCGACAGCGACAAACGCGGCGGCGCCAATGGCGCGCGCATCCGGCTGGAGCCGCAGCGCGGCTGGGCGGTGAACGACCCTGCCCGGCTCGACCGCGTGCTGGACCAGCTCGAACAGGTCAAGGCCGCGTTCGACGGCGAGGGCGCGGCGAAGATCTCGATGGCCGACCTGATCGTGCTTGCCGGCTGCGCGGCCGTCGAGAAGGCTGCGAAGGATGGCGGCCACGATGTCGAGGTGCCCTTCGTGCCCGGCCGGACTGACGCCACCGCCGAATGGACCGACGCGGAGAGCTTCGACTGGCTGAAGCCCGTGGTCGACGGCTTCCGAAACTACATCGACGCGGCCGTGGGCTACCACGTCGCGCCCGAGCGGATGTTCCTCGACAAGGCGGCGCTGCTGAAGCTCACCGCGCCGGAATGGACGGCCCTGACCGGCGGGCTGCGCGTGCTGGACCAGAACTGGGACGGCTCGGATCGAGGCGTCTTCACCGACCGCAAAGGCGTGCTGTCGAACGACTTCTTCCGGGAACTCGTCTCGATGGACTACGCCTGGACCCCAGAGGACGCCGACGAGGCGCGCTTCGCGCTCGTCGAGCGCGACAGCGGCAAGACGCGGTGGACGGCCACGCGCTGCGACCTCGTTTTCGGCTCGAATTCGGAGCTGCGGCAGGTGGCGGAATACTACGCCGGAGCCGATGGCGAGGCCGCGCTGGTGCGCGACTTCGTCAAGGCGTGGCACAAGGTGATGATGCTCGATCGATTCGACGTGAAGGCCGAGCGCAAGGCCGCCGTCGCCTTCTGCTGA
- a CDS encoding helix-turn-helix domain-containing protein: MRYDPSVSDPAFPVFLKNWRKRRRLSQLELSLQSGMSQRHISFLETGRSNPSRFAISQLAEALEMPAAEIDVMLVSAGFAARSSRGGWDDATRKAIDASIDHVLQGHAPYPAVSIDRIWNLVKANDPAQRFFARAGARGDGNLLREILAPGSLRDRIVNWEDTARSLMRLFELEVARRPHDGEAHALHADLLALEGVQALMSTPPSTPNAPVLAIQIRMGPDILELFSLIATIGMSADATLDDLRVETLLPANDATRAWFERTFA; the protein is encoded by the coding sequence ATGCGCTACGATCCCTCCGTGTCCGATCCGGCATTTCCCGTATTCCTGAAGAATTGGCGAAAGCGCCGCCGGCTGAGCCAGCTCGAATTGTCGCTGCAATCGGGCATGTCGCAGCGCCATATCAGCTTTCTGGAAACGGGACGGTCCAATCCGAGTCGGTTCGCGATTTCGCAGCTTGCAGAAGCCCTGGAAATGCCTGCGGCCGAGATCGACGTGATGCTGGTCTCGGCCGGCTTCGCGGCCCGGTCATCCCGCGGCGGCTGGGATGATGCGACGCGCAAAGCCATCGACGCCTCGATCGATCACGTCCTGCAGGGCCATGCGCCCTATCCGGCCGTTTCGATCGACCGGATCTGGAACCTCGTCAAGGCCAACGACCCCGCGCAACGCTTCTTCGCGCGCGCGGGGGCACGGGGCGACGGCAACCTGCTGCGGGAGATACTGGCCCCGGGATCCCTGCGCGACAGGATCGTGAATTGGGAGGACACGGCCCGGTCCCTAATGCGGCTCTTCGAGCTGGAGGTCGCGCGGCGTCCGCATGACGGCGAAGCGCATGCGCTTCATGCGGACCTCCTCGCGCTGGAGGGCGTGCAGGCGCTGATGAGCACGCCGCCGAGCACTCCGAATGCCCCGGTTCTCGCGATCCAGATCCGCATGGGGCCCGACATCCTGGAGCTGTTCTCCCTCATTGCAACGATCGGCATGAGCGCGGACGCGACCCTCGACGATCTCCGCGTCGAGACCCTATTGCCGGCGAACGACGCGACGCGCGCGTGGTTCGAACGGACGTTCGCGTGA